From a single Nicotiana tomentosiformis chromosome 2, ASM39032v3, whole genome shotgun sequence genomic region:
- the LOC104100518 gene encoding anthranilate synthase alpha subunit 2, chloroplastic-like isoform X3, translated as MFVIGAQPTMEIVAKENMVTIMDHQEGRRTEEFVEDPMIVPRRIMERWKPQCIDELPEAFCGGWVGYFSYDTVRYVEKKKLPFSNAPVDDRNLPDLHLGLYDDVIVFDHVEKKAFVIHWVRLDRFASVEEAYNDGMTRLEALMSRVHDIVPPRLASGSIKLHTSLFGTSLKKSTMTSEDYQKAVLNAKEHILAGDIFQIVLSQRFERRTFADPFEVYRALRIVNPSPYMTYLQARGCILVASSPEILTRVKKKTVTNRPLAGTIRRGKTPEEDYMLENQLLHDEKQCAEHIMLVDLGRNDVGKVSKPGSVKVEKLMNVERYSHVMHISSTVTGELLDHLSSWDALRAALPVGTVSGAPKVKAMELIDQLEVTRRGPYSGGFGGISFTGEMDIALALRTIVFPTGTRYDTMYSYKDVNRRRDWIAHLQSGAGIVADSDPADEQRECENKAAALARAIDLAESSFVDKE; from the exons ATGTT TGTGATTGGGGCTCAGCCGACAATGGAAATTGTTGCAAAAGAGAATATGGTGACAATTATGGATCACCAAGAAGGAAGGAGGACAGAAGAATTTGTGGAAGATCCAATGATCGTTCCTCGTAGGATTATGGAAAGATGGAAACCTCAATGTATAGATGAGCTTCCGGAGGCATTTTGTG GAGGTTGGGTTGGTTACTTCTCATATGATACAGTGCGTTATGTAGAGAAAAAGAAGCTACCTTTCTCAAATGCTCCAGTGGATGATAGGAACCTTCCTGATCTTCATCTAGGTCTTTATGATGATGTAATTGTGTTTGATCATGTGGAAAAG AAAGCATTTGTCATACATTGGGTGCGGTTAGATCGGTTTGCTTCAGTAGAAGAGGCCTACAATGATGGTATGACCAGATTAGAAGCATTGATGTCTAGAGTACATGACATTGTTCC TCCTAGGTTGGCTTCAGGGTCGATAAAACTTCATACTAGCCTATTTGGTACTTCATTGAAAAAGTCGACCATGACAAGCGAAGACTACCAGAAGGCTGTTTTAAATGCCAAGGAGCATATCTTGGCCGGGGACATTTTCCAAATTGTTCTTAGCCAACGTTTTGAAAGACGAACATTTGCAGATCCATTTGAAGTATACAGAGCACTAAGAATCGTAAATCCAAGTCCTTATATGACTTATCTACAG GCTAGGGGATGTATTCTTGTTGCTTCTAGTCCAGAAATTCTTACTCGAGTTAAGAAG AAAACAGTTACTAATCGACCCCTAGCAGGGACTATTAGGAGAGGTAAGACACCTGAGGAAGATTatatgttggaaaatcaactgtTGCACGATGAGAAACAGTGTGCAGAGCACATAATGCTGGTCGACTTGGGAAGAAATGATGTTGGAAAG GTCTCAAAACCTGGTTCGGTGAAAGTTGAGAAACTAATGAACGTTGAACGGTATTCTCATGTCATGCACATCAGCTCCACA GTTACTGGAGAGCTACTCGACCATTTGAGTAGCTGGGATGCTCTGCGTGCTGCTCTTCCTGTTGGAACCGTTAGTGGAGCACCTAAG GTGAAAGCCATGGAGCTAATTGATCAGTTGGAAGTCACAAGACGTGGACCATACAGCGGTGGGTTTGGAGGCATTTCTTTTACTGGTGAAATGGACATTGCCTTAGCTCTGAGAACCATTGTATTTCCAACTGGAACACGTTATGACACCATGTACTCATACAAAGATGTCAATAGGCGACGAGATTGGATTGCTCATCTCCAATCTGGGGCAGGTATAGTGGCTGATAGTGATCCTGCTGATGAGCAAAGGGAATGTGAAAATAAAGCTGCTGCTCTTGCCCGTGCCATTGACCTTGCAGAGTCATCATTTGTTGACAAAGAATAG
- the LOC117277826 gene encoding probable LRR receptor-like serine/threonine-protein kinase At3g47570, protein MAWEVLHHVYSYDILLLELFTGKSPVDETFQDGFNLHNFVKNSLPDRVLEIIDQSVLEEAAYKGDLKTEWIECLISLVQIGVTCSAEYLQDRMNMRQVLDRLHLIRDRILRVGRQSHPMSVPVRDSKYLMQ, encoded by the coding sequence ATGGCATGGGAAGTGCTGCATCATGTCTACAGCTATGATATTCTCTTGTTGGAGCTATTCACTGGTAAAAGTCCCGTAGATGAAACATTTCAAGATGGTTTCAACCTTCACAACTTTGTCAAAAATTCGTTACCAGATCGCGTGCTAGAAATTATTGACCAATCCGTTTTGGAAGAAGCAGCATACAAGGGAGACCTCAAGACTGAATGGATTGAATGCTTGATTTCTCTTGTTCAAATTGGAGTAACATGTTCAGCAGAATATCTACAAGACAGAATGAATATGAGGCAGGTTCTCGATAGACTTCATTTAATCAGAGATAGAATTCTACGCGTTGGCAGGCAGAGTCACCCGATGTCTGTGCCGGTGCGGGATAGCAAGTATCTGATGCAATAg